One Parasphingorhabdus cellanae genomic region harbors:
- a CDS encoding DnaA ATPase domain-containing protein — protein sequence MTQIALPLDIGSTSHDEGYLVTDCNMQAHEQLEDWARWPNSTAILIGSYGSGKLAMAEKFASQSGGRFVANANEVADDDLFHLWNQSQADKLPLLLMSSRDVSDWNVQLPDLKSRLAASLLIEIGAPDEAMIEGLLQKYFSQRGLSVSEDALIYLGKRMERSYRNVQLLAQLMDNLAIERKKPITRAIAIEALSQHQAMIEKRIMEPEATQNVEED from the coding sequence GTGACCCAGATAGCCCTTCCTCTGGATATTGGGTCAACATCGCACGATGAAGGCTATCTCGTAACGGACTGCAACATGCAAGCGCACGAGCAGTTGGAGGATTGGGCTCGCTGGCCAAATTCAACGGCGATATTGATCGGGTCGTATGGCTCAGGCAAGCTCGCAATGGCCGAGAAATTTGCCAGCCAAAGCGGAGGGCGATTTGTTGCAAATGCAAATGAAGTTGCTGACGATGACCTTTTCCATCTCTGGAATCAGTCGCAAGCTGACAAGCTACCGCTCTTATTGATGTCCTCACGAGACGTGTCGGATTGGAACGTCCAGCTTCCCGATCTCAAATCGCGCTTGGCGGCTTCTCTGCTAATCGAGATCGGCGCACCAGATGAAGCTATGATAGAGGGCTTGCTCCAGAAATATTTCTCTCAGCGCGGCCTTTCTGTCTCTGAAGATGCTTTAATCTATCTCGGCAAAAGAATGGAACGCAGTTATCGGAATGTTCAGCTTTTGGCTCAACTGATGGATAATCTTGCTATAGAGAGGAAGAAGCCGATTACGCGCGCGATTGCAATCGAAGCGTTATCGCAGCATCAGGCAATGATTGAAAAACGAATCATGGAGCCAGAAGCAACTCAGAATGTTGAGGAAGATTGA